The Agrococcus carbonis genome has a window encoding:
- a CDS encoding PH domain-containing protein produces MTDPRPPHPAPAAAPASVPQATEARAKAIDLVDGEWHRLHPATPLLRGGLALIIFLGVIVSSFRDRLIGAFVPSEFDEWNEDPFGDFIVDQILWVALGVVVLVLVLIALFWLAWRVHRFRITGDAVEVEQGILVKKHRRAPLARIQGINIRKPWFARLLGACKFEIQQAGSDSNVDLNYLSSSVADALRYEILNRASGRSTADADRLAAARQAGGGVVDELLRPDAEIAHLAPDSLVRIPVRRIVLSSLLDGWIVWALLYVVGTLVVIFGFQQWWAIFAILPAAIAFFAAGMRSLGAKLRYSIAATPDGIRLAYGLASTTTEILPPGRIFALQVKQPLLWRPFGWWQVTFTRAGRVSSDGSGQSGQAQQMANYLLPVGDLRDVRTVIGLVLPELAHSPLIDQGLMGQAPDAFVVSPPRARPFRWFSVRRNGFHVHDAAFVLRHGRIWRSMQLVPQARVQSVAVQQGPIYGLARLARVQFHVPGSVLSPSLGAIDQQHAATLFEHAMRTVKAGIDRDASESWAASLTRNAVLETAPAVQDGLMPAPVPQPRAPWAPPADGAPASFGQRAPMPQQQPQPWAPPQPQPPALQQPWQPPAQQQPWPPQHQPWPPQHQPPWPQPPAPQPSPPQAQQQAWQPAQQQPWPPAPPAAHAPQQEQPPAPPHDPRWQRPRDER; encoded by the coding sequence GTGACCGATCCCCGACCCCCGCATCCGGCGCCCGCCGCCGCCCCCGCGAGCGTGCCGCAGGCGACCGAGGCGCGCGCGAAGGCCATCGACCTCGTCGACGGCGAGTGGCACCGGCTGCACCCGGCGACCCCGCTGCTGCGCGGCGGCCTCGCGCTCATCATCTTCCTCGGCGTCATCGTCTCGAGCTTCCGCGACCGGCTGATCGGCGCGTTCGTGCCGAGCGAGTTCGACGAGTGGAACGAGGATCCGTTCGGCGACTTCATCGTCGACCAGATCCTGTGGGTGGCGCTCGGCGTCGTCGTGCTCGTGCTCGTGCTCATCGCGCTGTTCTGGCTCGCGTGGCGCGTGCACCGGTTCCGCATCACGGGCGACGCGGTCGAGGTCGAGCAGGGCATCCTCGTCAAGAAGCACCGCCGCGCGCCGCTCGCGCGCATCCAGGGCATCAACATCCGCAAGCCCTGGTTCGCGCGGCTGCTCGGCGCGTGCAAGTTCGAGATCCAGCAGGCGGGCAGCGACTCCAACGTCGACCTCAACTACCTGAGCTCGTCGGTGGCGGATGCGCTGCGGTACGAGATCCTCAACCGCGCGTCGGGCCGCTCCACGGCCGACGCCGACCGCCTCGCCGCCGCGCGGCAGGCCGGCGGCGGCGTGGTCGACGAGCTGCTGCGGCCCGACGCCGAGATCGCGCACCTCGCGCCCGACTCGCTCGTGCGCATCCCCGTGCGCCGCATCGTGCTGTCGTCGCTGCTCGACGGCTGGATCGTGTGGGCGCTGCTGTACGTCGTCGGCACGCTCGTCGTCATCTTCGGCTTCCAGCAGTGGTGGGCGATCTTCGCGATCCTCCCGGCCGCGATCGCGTTCTTCGCCGCCGGCATGCGGTCGCTCGGCGCGAAGCTGCGCTACTCGATCGCCGCGACGCCCGACGGGATCCGGCTCGCGTACGGGCTCGCCTCCACGACGACCGAGATCCTGCCGCCGGGGCGCATCTTCGCGCTGCAGGTGAAGCAGCCGCTGCTGTGGCGGCCCTTCGGCTGGTGGCAGGTGACGTTCACGCGAGCGGGCCGGGTCTCGAGCGACGGCAGCGGCCAGAGCGGGCAGGCGCAGCAGATGGCCAACTACCTGCTGCCGGTCGGCGACCTGCGCGACGTGCGCACCGTCATCGGGCTCGTGCTGCCCGAGCTCGCGCACTCGCCGCTCATCGACCAGGGCCTCATGGGGCAGGCTCCCGACGCGTTCGTCGTGAGCCCGCCGCGCGCGCGACCGTTCCGCTGGTTCTCGGTGCGCCGCAACGGCTTCCACGTGCACGACGCCGCCTTCGTGCTGCGGCACGGGCGCATCTGGCGCTCGATGCAGCTCGTGCCGCAGGCGCGCGTGCAGTCGGTCGCCGTGCAGCAGGGCCCCATCTACGGGCTCGCGCGCCTCGCGCGCGTGCAGTTCCACGTGCCCGGCTCGGTGCTCTCGCCATCGCTCGGCGCGATCGACCAGCAGCATGCCGCGACGCTCTTCGAGCACGCGATGCGCACGGTGAAGGCGGGCATCGACCGGGATGCGTCGGAGTCGTGGGCGGCGTCGCTCACGCGGAACGCGGTGCTCGAGACCGCACCCGCTGTGCAGGACGGCCTGATGCCGGCTCCGGTGCCGCAGCCGCGCGCGCCGTGGGCGCCGCCGGCGGACGGCGCACCCGCGTCGTTCGGGCAGCGCGCGCCGATGCCGCAGCAGCAGCCGCAGCCCTGGGCGCCTCCGCAGCCGCAGCCGCCTGCGCTGCAGCAGCCGTGGCAGCCGCCCGCGCAGCAGCAGCCGTGGCCGCCGCAGCACCAGCCGTGGCCGCCGCAGCACCAGCCGCCGTGGCCGCAGCCGCCTGCGCCGCAGCCGTCGCCGCCGCAGGCGCAGCAGCAGGCCTGGCAGCCGGCCCAGCAGCAGCCGTGGCCGCCCGCTCCGCCCGCGGCGCACGCGCCGCAGCAGGAGCAGCCTCCGGCGCCGCCGCACGACCCGCGCTGGCAGCGCCCGCGCGACGAGCGATGA
- a CDS encoding LCP family protein, with protein MTAETPQKQRYVGRWIAVSIVGVIVLALLAAIGWYFLRINPSVQQVETIESAFPDESLRPEAETTDAGAPVNVLLLGTDTRGQSDSLLTDLGDRADVILVAHIPPDRETVQIMSIMRDSWVEIPGHGNAKVNAALALGGVPLMVQTVETIIDQRIDHVGIIDFEGFEGLTEALGGVRLQNDIAFSVDEFDYPSGEITISGEEALAYVRARYPFSDGDYQRTHNQRAFLRGLMTQTMTRENLTNPNRMADIFATVSPHVATTDTFQLGSSLPLAASLAGIDNSSINTFTMPTLGTGMEGSQSVVYVNWDGVEEIRAAFDEESMTTFEPAPER; from the coding sequence GTGACGGCAGAGACCCCCCAGAAGCAGCGATACGTCGGCCGATGGATCGCCGTGAGCATCGTCGGCGTGATCGTGCTGGCGCTGCTGGCGGCGATCGGCTGGTACTTCCTCCGCATCAACCCGTCGGTGCAGCAGGTCGAGACGATCGAGTCGGCCTTCCCCGACGAGTCGCTGCGGCCCGAGGCCGAGACGACCGACGCGGGTGCCCCCGTGAACGTGCTGCTGCTCGGCACCGACACGCGCGGCCAGAGCGACTCGCTGCTCACCGACCTCGGCGACCGCGCCGACGTCATCCTCGTCGCGCACATCCCGCCCGACCGCGAGACGGTGCAGATCATGTCGATCATGCGCGACTCGTGGGTCGAGATCCCGGGCCACGGGAACGCGAAGGTCAACGCCGCGCTCGCGCTCGGCGGCGTGCCGCTGATGGTGCAGACGGTCGAGACGATCATCGACCAGCGCATCGACCACGTCGGCATCATCGACTTCGAGGGCTTCGAGGGGCTCACCGAGGCGCTCGGCGGCGTGCGGCTGCAGAACGACATCGCCTTCAGCGTCGACGAGTTCGACTACCCGAGCGGCGAGATCACCATCTCGGGCGAGGAGGCGCTCGCCTACGTGCGCGCCCGCTACCCGTTCTCGGACGGCGACTACCAGCGCACCCACAACCAGCGCGCGTTCCTCCGTGGGCTCATGACGCAGACGATGACGCGCGAGAACCTCACGAACCCCAACCGCATGGCCGACATCTTCGCGACCGTCTCGCCGCACGTCGCCACGACCGACACGTTCCAGCTCGGCTCGTCGCTGCCGCTCGCGGCATCGCTCGCGGGCATCGACAACTCGAGCATCAACACCTTCACGATGCCGACGCTCGGCACCGGCATGGAGGGCAGCCAGTCGGTCGTCTACGTCAACTGGGACGGCGTCGAGGAGATCCGCGCGGCGTTCGACGAGGAGTCGATGACGACGTTCGAGCCAGCGCCCGAGCGTTGA
- a CDS encoding DUF2520 domain-containing protein, with amino-acid sequence MRPGRLGVGIIGAGRVGPVLGAALAGAGHAIIGIDATGDDAIERAEAMLPGVPVLDAPTIVERSELVLLAVPTGALADLVAGLAATGAWQPGQLVVHTAAEHGVAVLRPALERGAIPLALHPAMRFTGTSLDLVQLQESTVAVTAPGPVLPIGQALAVEMGAEPIVIEEADRPAYAEALAAAGEFADGIVAQALRQLHELGVERPSRVIGGVVRSAVESALARYPDPPLEP; translated from the coding sequence ATGAGGCCCGGTCGGCTCGGGGTCGGCATCATCGGCGCCGGTCGCGTCGGCCCCGTGCTCGGCGCTGCGCTCGCGGGCGCGGGGCACGCCATCATCGGCATCGATGCCACCGGCGACGACGCGATCGAGCGCGCCGAGGCGATGCTGCCCGGTGTCCCCGTGCTCGACGCGCCGACGATCGTCGAGCGCAGCGAGCTCGTGCTGCTCGCGGTGCCGACCGGCGCGCTCGCCGACCTCGTCGCCGGGCTCGCGGCGACCGGCGCGTGGCAGCCCGGCCAGCTCGTTGTGCACACCGCCGCCGAGCACGGCGTCGCGGTGCTGCGGCCCGCGCTCGAGCGCGGCGCGATCCCGCTCGCCCTCCACCCCGCGATGCGCTTCACCGGCACCTCCCTCGACCTCGTGCAGCTGCAGGAGTCGACCGTCGCCGTCACCGCGCCCGGCCCGGTGCTGCCGATCGGGCAGGCGCTCGCGGTCGAGATGGGCGCCGAGCCGATCGTGATCGAGGAGGCCGACCGGCCCGCCTACGCCGAGGCGCTCGCGGCGGCGGGCGAGTTCGCCGACGGCATCGTCGCGCAGGCGCTGCGCCAGCTGCACGAGCTCGGCGTCGAGCGCCCCTCGCGCGTCATCGGCGGCGTCGTGCGCTCGGCGGTCGAGTCCGCGCTCGCGCGCTACCCCGATCCGCCGCTCGAGCCCTGA
- a CDS encoding DUF3180 family protein translates to MSRTSPLAIALIALLAAAVAWLLEWMLVMTGRPALVPPVTLGPALALLAVVLLLLAWPVRQAARGARRIDYRHATSVLGFAKASSVVGALLGGAALGALGFFGTRAVVAGDAVLTLAIVAGGALMQLVAGLVAEHWCVLPPDDEDDATAAAGSAA, encoded by the coding sequence TTGAGCCGCACGAGCCCGCTCGCGATCGCGCTCATCGCGCTGCTCGCCGCGGCGGTCGCGTGGCTGCTCGAGTGGATGCTCGTGATGACGGGCAGGCCGGCGCTCGTGCCGCCGGTGACCCTCGGGCCCGCGCTCGCCCTGCTCGCGGTCGTGCTGCTGCTGCTCGCGTGGCCCGTGCGGCAGGCGGCGCGCGGCGCGCGGCGCATCGACTACCGGCACGCGACGAGCGTCCTCGGCTTCGCGAAGGCGTCGTCGGTCGTCGGCGCGCTGCTCGGCGGCGCGGCGCTCGGCGCGCTCGGGTTCTTCGGCACGCGCGCGGTCGTCGCGGGTGACGCCGTGCTCACGCTCGCGATCGTGGCGGGCGGTGCGCTCATGCAGCTCGTCGCGGGCCTCGTCGCCGAGCACTGGTGCGTGCTGCCGCCCGACGACGAGGACGACGCGACCGCGGCCGCGGGGAGCGCGGCGTAG
- the hpt gene encoding hypoxanthine phosphoribosyltransferase, giving the protein MEFEHVEGDLAKTLITEQELHDKLEELAREIEADYEGRDLLLVGVLRGAVMVMADLARALNRHIEMDWMAVSSYGSGTTSSGVVRILKDLDSDLTGRHVLIVEDIIDSGLTLSWLRGNLESRGAASVEICTMLRKPDALKVEVDVKYCGFDIPNEFVIGYGLDYAEQYRNMRGIGVLAPHVYSDKG; this is encoded by the coding sequence ATGGAGTTCGAGCACGTCGAGGGCGACCTCGCCAAGACCCTCATCACCGAGCAGGAGCTGCACGACAAGCTCGAGGAGCTCGCGCGCGAGATCGAGGCGGACTACGAGGGCAGGGACCTGCTGCTCGTCGGCGTGCTGCGCGGCGCGGTCATGGTGATGGCCGACCTCGCCCGGGCGCTCAACCGGCACATCGAGATGGACTGGATGGCCGTCTCCTCCTACGGCTCCGGCACCACGTCGTCGGGTGTCGTGCGCATCCTCAAGGACCTCGACAGCGACCTCACCGGTCGCCACGTGCTCATCGTCGAGGACATCATCGACTCCGGGCTCACGCTCTCGTGGCTGCGCGGCAACCTCGAGTCCCGCGGCGCCGCGTCGGTCGAGATCTGCACGATGCTGCGCAAGCCCGACGCGCTCAAGGTCGAGGTCGACGTCAAGTACTGCGGCTTCGACATCCCCAACGAGTTCGTCATCGGCTACGGGCTCGACTACGCCGAGCAGTACCGCAACATGCGCGGCATCGGCGTGCTCGCCCCGCACGTCTACAGCGACAAGGGCTGA
- the folE gene encoding GTP cyclohydrolase I FolE yields the protein MAVDRERVEAAVRELLAAIGDDPEREGLRDTPRRVATAYAEYFAGVGADPTAQLDTLGLEGETGEMVLLRDIEFRSMCEHHLLPFTGVAHIAYLPGDRIVGLGRIPAVVDVVASRPQIQERLTDEIADALVAGLAPRGVLVVIEAAHGCVQARGARQASSTAVTVASRGQLAEPLERAEIMALIGERR from the coding sequence ATGGCGGTCGATCGCGAGCGCGTCGAGGCGGCCGTGCGCGAGCTGCTCGCGGCCATCGGCGACGACCCCGAGCGCGAGGGGCTGCGCGACACCCCGCGTCGCGTCGCGACCGCCTACGCCGAGTACTTCGCGGGCGTGGGCGCCGACCCGACGGCGCAGCTCGACACCCTCGGCCTCGAGGGCGAGACGGGCGAGATGGTGCTGCTGCGCGACATCGAGTTCCGCTCGATGTGCGAGCACCACCTGCTGCCGTTCACGGGCGTCGCCCACATCGCCTACCTGCCGGGCGACCGCATCGTCGGCCTCGGCCGCATCCCCGCGGTCGTCGACGTCGTCGCCTCCCGCCCGCAGATCCAGGAGCGGCTGACCGACGAGATCGCCGACGCGCTCGTGGCGGGCCTCGCTCCGCGCGGGGTGCTCGTCGTGATCGAGGCGGCACACGGATGCGTGCAGGCGCGCGGGGCGCGGCAGGCGAGCTCGACGGCGGTCACGGTCGCGAGCCGCGGCCAGCTCGCCGAGCCGCTCGAGCGGGCGGAGATCATGGCACTCATCGGCGAGCGGAGGTAG
- the ftsH gene encoding ATP-dependent zinc metalloprotease FtsH has protein sequence MSFKKFLRGPIPWIIAALLIVGIAFSFFMTPQFRPVQTDVGMQMIEDGRVQQAKIVDGEQRVDLVLTEADEEFGQRVQFYYVAPRGEAVIDAIDAADPEGGYIDEVPQGNWLLSMLGLLLPVLLLVGLFYFFMTRMAGGNRGVMQFGKSKAQLITKDMPQVKFSDVAGADEAVEELGEIKEFLQDPSKFQAVGARIPKGVLLYGPPGTGKTLLARAVAGEAGVPFYSISGSDFVEMFVGVGASRVRDLFEQAKQNAPAIIFVDEIDAVGRHRGAGLGGGHDEREQTLNQLLVEMDGFDVKTNVILIAATNRPDILDPALLRPGRFDRQIGVDAPDMKGRATILRVHAKGKPIAEGVDLDVLARKTPGFTGADLANVLNEAALLTARNNATQITDAALDEAVDRVMAGPQRRTRVMNDKERLITAYHEGGHALAAAAMRHSDPVTKVTILPRGRALGYTMVLPVNDKYSVTRNELLDQLTYAMGGRVAEEIVFHDPTTGAGNDIEKATGIARKMVTEYGMTSAIGAVKLGSAQGEQFFGRDTGSARDFSDTLSEAVDREIRGLIEQAHTEAWQVLNTNRDVLDRLAAELLERETLDHLALEEIFADVQKLPERPQWLSHPDRPVSDRPPIELPVSQHVDEAVEPDVESEASA, from the coding sequence ATGAGCTTCAAGAAGTTCCTGCGCGGTCCGATCCCCTGGATCATCGCCGCGCTCCTCATCGTCGGCATCGCGTTCAGCTTCTTCATGACGCCGCAGTTCCGACCCGTGCAGACGGATGTCGGCATGCAGATGATCGAGGACGGCCGCGTGCAGCAGGCCAAGATCGTCGACGGCGAGCAGCGCGTCGACCTCGTCCTCACCGAGGCCGACGAGGAGTTCGGCCAGCGCGTGCAGTTCTACTACGTCGCGCCCCGCGGCGAGGCCGTCATCGACGCGATCGACGCCGCCGACCCCGAGGGCGGCTACATCGACGAGGTGCCGCAGGGCAACTGGCTGCTCTCGATGCTGGGCCTCCTGCTGCCCGTGCTGCTGCTCGTGGGCCTGTTCTACTTCTTCATGACGCGCATGGCCGGCGGCAACCGCGGCGTGATGCAGTTCGGCAAGTCGAAGGCGCAGCTCATCACCAAGGACATGCCGCAGGTGAAGTTCTCGGACGTCGCCGGCGCCGACGAGGCCGTCGAGGAGCTCGGCGAGATCAAGGAGTTCCTGCAGGACCCCTCGAAGTTCCAGGCGGTCGGCGCGCGCATCCCGAAGGGCGTGCTGCTCTACGGCCCTCCCGGCACCGGCAAGACGCTGCTCGCCCGCGCGGTCGCCGGCGAGGCGGGCGTGCCCTTCTACTCGATCTCGGGCTCCGACTTCGTCGAGATGTTCGTCGGCGTCGGCGCGAGCCGCGTGCGCGACCTCTTCGAGCAGGCCAAGCAGAACGCCCCGGCGATCATCTTCGTCGACGAGATCGACGCCGTGGGCCGCCACCGCGGCGCGGGCCTCGGCGGCGGCCACGACGAGCGCGAGCAGACGCTCAACCAGCTGCTCGTCGAGATGGACGGCTTCGACGTCAAGACGAACGTCATCCTCATCGCGGCGACGAACCGCCCCGACATCCTCGACCCGGCGCTGCTGCGCCCGGGCCGCTTCGACCGCCAGATCGGCGTCGACGCACCCGACATGAAGGGTCGCGCGACGATCCTCAGGGTGCACGCGAAGGGCAAGCCCATCGCCGAGGGCGTCGACCTCGACGTGCTCGCGCGGAAGACCCCCGGCTTCACGGGCGCCGACCTCGCCAACGTGCTGAACGAGGCGGCGCTCCTCACGGCCCGCAACAACGCGACGCAGATCACCGACGCCGCGCTCGACGAGGCGGTCGACCGCGTGATGGCCGGCCCGCAGCGGCGCACCCGCGTCATGAACGACAAGGAGCGGCTCATCACCGCCTACCACGAGGGCGGCCACGCGCTCGCGGCGGCGGCGATGCGGCACTCCGACCCGGTGACGAAGGTGACGATCCTGCCGCGCGGCCGCGCGCTCGGCTACACGATGGTGCTCCCGGTGAACGACAAGTACTCGGTCACGCGCAACGAGCTGCTCGACCAGCTCACCTACGCGATGGGCGGCCGCGTCGCCGAGGAGATCGTCTTCCACGACCCCACCACGGGCGCCGGCAACGACATCGAGAAGGCCACCGGCATCGCCCGCAAGATGGTGACCGAGTACGGCATGACGAGCGCGATCGGCGCGGTGAAGCTCGGCAGCGCGCAGGGGGAGCAGTTCTTCGGCCGCGACACCGGCTCGGCGCGCGACTTCTCCGACACGCTCTCGGAGGCCGTCGACCGCGAGATCCGCGGGCTCATCGAGCAGGCCCACACCGAGGCGTGGCAGGTGCTCAACACCAACCGCGATGTGCTCGACCGGCTCGCGGCCGAGCTGCTCGAGCGCGAGACGCTCGACCACCTCGCGCTCGAGGAGATCTTCGCCGACGTGCAGAAGCTGCCCGAGCGCCCGCAGTGGCTCTCGCACCCCGACCGGCCGGTGAGCGATCGCCCGCCGATCGAGCTGCCCGTCTCGCAGCACGTCGACGAGGCGGTCGAGCCCGACGTCGAGAGCGAAGCCTCGGCCTGA
- the panC gene encoding pantoate--beta-alanine ligase yields MPRAIQTLATVADARAFVAAERAAGRRIALVPTMGALHEGHLELVRVAREHADTVVASVFVNPMQFGPHEDLDRYPRSPEADTQQLIVLGAEAVFMPEPDEMYPHGRSSTVVTAGHLGTVLEGRSRPGHFDGVLTVVTKLLSIVQPEVAVFGEKDAQQLFLVRRMVDDLNLPVEVVGVPTVREPDGLALSSRNALLRGGERQDALVLSRALEAAGAASDRGVEAMLAAAQSVFQADSGAQLDYLAVVDPATFTPASADHRGRVQVLVAARVGTVRLIDNLITTVP; encoded by the coding sequence GTGCCCCGAGCGATCCAGACCCTCGCGACCGTCGCCGACGCCCGCGCCTTCGTCGCCGCCGAGCGCGCCGCGGGCCGCCGCATCGCGCTCGTGCCGACGATGGGCGCGCTCCACGAGGGCCACCTTGAGCTCGTGCGCGTCGCGCGTGAGCACGCCGACACGGTCGTCGCATCCGTCTTCGTCAACCCGATGCAGTTCGGCCCGCACGAGGATCTCGACCGCTACCCGCGCTCGCCCGAGGCCGACACGCAGCAGCTGATCGTGCTCGGCGCCGAGGCGGTCTTCATGCCCGAGCCCGACGAGATGTACCCGCACGGGCGCTCGAGCACCGTCGTCACCGCCGGCCACCTCGGCACCGTGCTCGAGGGGCGCAGCCGCCCCGGCCACTTCGACGGCGTCCTCACCGTCGTCACGAAGCTCCTCTCGATCGTGCAGCCCGAGGTCGCGGTGTTCGGCGAGAAGGATGCGCAGCAGCTCTTCCTCGTCCGCCGCATGGTCGACGATCTCAACCTGCCCGTCGAGGTCGTGGGCGTGCCGACGGTGCGCGAGCCCGACGGCCTCGCGCTCTCGAGCCGCAACGCGCTGCTGCGGGGCGGCGAGCGGCAGGATGCGCTCGTGCTCTCGCGCGCGCTAGAGGCGGCCGGCGCCGCGTCCGACCGCGGCGTCGAGGCGATGCTCGCGGCTGCCCAGTCGGTGTTCCAGGCCGACTCGGGCGCGCAGCTCGACTACCTCGCCGTCGTCGACCCCGCGACCTTCACCCCCGCATCCGCCGACCACCGCGGCCGCGTGCAGGTGCTCGTGGCCGCCCGGGTCGGCACCGTGCGGCTCATCGACAACCTCATCACGACCGTCCCGTAG
- the folK gene encoding 2-amino-4-hydroxy-6-hydroxymethyldihydropteridine diphosphokinase translates to MRLQAERRAVLSLGANLGDRVATIDAAVRALEAIDGIRAIARSSAWESPSWHPDGEGLTPDYVNIVLVVGTTMEPLDLLDATRAVEDALGRVRAERWGSRTIDIDIVTMGGIERAEDRLVLPHPRAHERQFVLQPWLEVEPDAVLPGHGPIAELADYADGDAWRLA, encoded by the coding sequence ATGAGGCTGCAGGCCGAGCGCCGCGCCGTGCTGTCGCTCGGCGCGAACCTCGGCGATCGGGTGGCGACCATCGACGCGGCAGTGCGGGCGCTCGAGGCGATCGACGGCATCCGCGCCATCGCCCGCTCGAGCGCGTGGGAGTCGCCGTCGTGGCACCCCGACGGCGAGGGCCTGACCCCCGACTACGTCAACATCGTGCTCGTCGTCGGCACGACGATGGAGCCGCTCGACCTGCTCGATGCGACGCGAGCGGTCGAGGATGCGCTCGGCCGCGTGCGCGCGGAGCGGTGGGGATCGCGCACGATCGACATCGACATCGTCACGATGGGCGGCATCGAGCGCGCCGAGGACCGCCTCGTGCTGCCGCACCCGCGCGCGCACGAGCGGCAGTTCGTGCTGCAGCCGTGGCTCGAGGTCGAGCCGGATGCCGTGCTCCCCGGGCACGGGCCGATCGCCGAGCTCGCCGACTACGCCGACGGCGACGCGTGGAGGCTGGCTTGA
- the folP gene encoding dihydropteroate synthase, translated as MVQRRTEVWGILNVTPDSFSDGGRYVDAGAAIAHARRMRAQGADVIDVGGESTRPGAQPLDPAEEQARILPVIRELVREGMRVSVDTIHASTARAVVEAGAEIVNDVTAGTHDTDMLRAVAEGDVRIVLMHSRGIDVTVDTHYDDVVEEVLAHLEERVAAAIAAGIPAERIILDPGFGFSKDPDANWRLLAALPLLARRLGLPLLVGTSRKRFLGTLLPDGADAAERDAATAATSLLAAQAGAAAVRVHDVASTVSALRVLDATTGAAGAPGATQGWSIELGTGASVDPERHGVIELRGVRARGHHGVLPEERRDGQEFVVDVALGLDVHDAVAADDVASTVHYGELAEQLVRAIERDPVDLIETLADRLAGVCLAHPRVQHASVTVHKPAAPIAVAFDDVAVTVHRSAGAR; from the coding sequence GTGGTGCAGCGGCGGACCGAGGTGTGGGGCATCCTCAACGTCACACCCGACTCGTTCAGCGACGGCGGTCGCTACGTCGACGCGGGCGCGGCGATCGCGCACGCGCGGCGCATGCGCGCGCAGGGCGCCGACGTCATCGACGTCGGCGGCGAGTCGACGAGGCCCGGCGCCCAGCCGCTCGACCCCGCCGAGGAGCAGGCGCGCATCCTGCCCGTGATCCGCGAGCTCGTGCGCGAGGGCATGCGGGTCTCGGTCGACACGATCCACGCATCCACCGCCCGGGCCGTCGTCGAGGCCGGTGCCGAGATCGTGAACGACGTCACCGCCGGCACGCACGACACCGACATGCTCCGCGCGGTTGCCGAGGGCGACGTGCGCATCGTGCTCATGCACTCGCGCGGCATCGACGTCACGGTCGACACGCACTACGACGACGTCGTCGAGGAGGTGCTGGCGCATCTCGAGGAGCGGGTCGCGGCGGCCATCGCCGCCGGCATCCCGGCGGAGCGCATCATCCTCGACCCGGGGTTCGGCTTCTCGAAGGATCCCGACGCCAACTGGCGGCTGCTCGCCGCGCTCCCGCTGCTCGCGCGCCGGCTCGGCCTGCCGCTGCTCGTCGGCACGAGCCGCAAGCGGTTCCTCGGCACGCTGCTGCCGGACGGCGCCGACGCCGCGGAGCGCGACGCCGCGACGGCCGCCACCTCGCTGCTCGCCGCGCAGGCGGGCGCAGCCGCGGTGCGGGTCCACGACGTCGCCTCGACCGTCTCGGCGCTGCGGGTCCTCGACGCGACGACCGGCGCCGCGGGCGCACCAGGAGCGACGCAGGGCTGGTCGATCGAGCTCGGCACCGGCGCGAGCGTCGACCCCGAGCGCCACGGCGTGATCGAGCTGCGCGGCGTGCGCGCCCGCGGCCACCACGGCGTGCTGCCCGAGGAGCGACGGGACGGCCAGGAGTTCGTCGTCGACGTCGCGCTCGGCCTCGACGTGCACGACGCGGTCGCCGCCGACGACGTCGCGAGCACCGTCCACTACGGCGAGCTCGCCGAGCAGCTCGTCCGAGCGATCGAGCGCGACCCCGTCGACCTCATCGAGACGCTCGCCGACCGGCTCGCGGGCGTGTGCCTCGCGCACCCGCGCGTGCAGCACGCATCCGTCACCGTGCACAAGCCGGCAGCGCCTATCGCCGTGGCGTTCGACGACGTCGCCGTGACCGTGCACCGGTCGGCGGGGGCACGATGA
- a CDS encoding PH domain-containing protein yields the protein MGERLDVTGAWQRISMRYAVVDSIGTVLWWAILGAGATVPIWLANDGRMPWWGWLPAAAAAALIVIGVVFAFLRTRTIGYLEREDDLLVRRGMLFRRFVAVPYGRMQIVDITQGPIERMFGLKTLKFVTAAASSAITIPGMPGSSAEELRDHLVAVSESRRAGL from the coding sequence GTGGGCGAGCGCCTGGACGTCACCGGCGCGTGGCAGCGCATCAGCATGCGGTACGCCGTCGTCGACTCGATCGGCACGGTGCTCTGGTGGGCCATCCTCGGCGCGGGCGCGACCGTGCCCATCTGGCTCGCGAACGACGGCCGCATGCCCTGGTGGGGCTGGCTGCCGGCGGCCGCCGCCGCTGCGCTCATCGTGATCGGCGTCGTCTTCGCGTTCCTGCGCACCCGCACGATCGGCTACCTCGAGCGCGAGGACGACCTGCTCGTGCGCCGCGGCATGCTCTTCCGGCGCTTCGTCGCCGTGCCCTACGGTCGCATGCAGATCGTCGACATCACGCAGGGTCCCATCGAGCGGATGTTCGGGCTCAAGACCCTGAAGTTCGTCACGGCGGCCGCGTCGAGCGCCATCACGATCCCGGGCATGCCCGGGTCCTCCGCAGAGGAGCTGCGCGACCACCTCGTCGCGGTCTCCGAGTCGCGACGGGCCGGTCTGTGA